The Euphorbia lathyris chromosome 3, ddEupLath1.1, whole genome shotgun sequence genome contains a region encoding:
- the LOC136224473 gene encoding histone H3.3-like, which yields MARTKQIARKCTGGKAPRKQLAAKVCDDSRDPHRYRPGTVALREIRKYQKSTDLLIRKMPFQRLVREIAQHYKNDLRFQSHAVLALQEAAEAYLVGVFEDTNLCAIHAKRVTIMPKHVQLARRIRSERL from the exons ATGGCTCGTACTAAGCAAATTGCTCGTAAATGCACCGGTGGAAAGGCTCCCAGGAAGCAACTAGCAGCAAAGGTATGT GACGACTCAAGAGATCCACATCGTTACCGTCCTGGAACCGTGGCTCTCCG AGAAATCAGAAAGTATCAAAAGAGCACTGATCTTTTGATCCGTAAAATGCCATTTCAGAGGCTTGTTCGTGAAATTGCTCAACATTACAAA AATGATTTGAGGTTCCAGAGCCATGCGGTGCTTGCACTTCAGGAGGCTGCGGAGGCTTACTTGGTTGGTGTGTTTGAGGATACTAATCTCTGCGCTATTCATGCGAAGCGGGTAACGATAATGCCTAAGCACGTCCAACT